A window of the Camelus ferus isolate YT-003-E chromosome 22, BCGSAC_Cfer_1.0, whole genome shotgun sequence genome harbors these coding sequences:
- the RGL3 gene encoding ral guanine nucleotide dissociation stimulator-like 3 isoform X1 — MERAAGKELALAPLQDWGEETEDGAVYTVSLRRQRSQRLSPGTGPGSTQSPSPAAHTFLHYRTSKVRTLRAARLERLVRELVSGDREQDPGFVPAFLATHRAFVPTARVLSLLLPPPPPPLPPGVQIRKTQGRDLSFNKNLRAVVSVLGSWLRDHPQDFRDPPAHSDLGSIRTFLGWAAPLGAEAQEAEKLLGGFLEEAEQEQKEEEQPQSWEGPPRAAQIPRPDSPVGCLEEEEGPLREGPELLDFSVDEVAEQLTLMDVELFSRVRPCECLGSVWSQRDRPGATGTAPTVRATVTQFNTVTGCVLGSVLGAPGLAPSQRAQRLEKWIRIAQRCRELRNFSSLRAILSALQSNPIYRLKRSWGALSREPLSTFRKLSQIFSDENNHLSSREILSQEEATEGSQEEDAAPLGSLPSKLPPGPIPYLGTFLTDLVMLDTALPDMLEGDLINFEKRRKEWEILARIQQLQRRCQNYCLNPCLPILAALRTQHQLSEEQSYRISRVIEPPAASCPSSPRIRRRISLTKRLSAKLSRERGSSPGGSSGDPSFSTSSLSPASPPSSPRIKDPPPGSPPASPGPQGPSTKLPLSPDLSGPRSLALPLSGLHIPFSGQQGSEARIIRVSMDNDHGNLYRSILLTSQDKAPIVVQRALEKHNVAQSWARDYQLFQVLPGDRELPIPDNANVFYAMSPAAPGDFVLRRKERTQHTTSNSPT, encoded by the exons ATGGAGCGAGCAGCGGGCAAGGAGCTCGCCCTG GCGCCGCTGCAGGACTGGGGCGAGGAGACCGAGGACGGCGCGGTGTACACTGTTTCCTTGCGGCGGCAGCGCAGTCAGCGCCTGAGTCCGGGGACAGGGCCTGGGAGCACCCAG AGCCCCAGCCCGGCTGCCCACACCTTCCTCCACTACCGCACCAGTAAGGTGCGCACGCTGAGGGCCGCCCGGCTGGAGCGGCTGGTGCGCGAGTTGGTGTCTGGAGACCGAGAGCAGGACCCGGGCTTCGTGCCTGCCTTCCTGGCCACCCACCGGGCCTTTGTGCCCACTGCCCGTGTGCTGAGCCTTCTCCTGCCACCACCGCCGCCACCTCTGCCACCAGG GGTACAGATCAGGAAGACACAGGGAAGAGATCTGAGCTTCAACAAGAACCTGAG GGCTGTGGTGTCAGTGCTGGGCTCCTGGCTGCGGGACCACCCTCAGGATTTTCGGGACCCCCCAGCCCACTCCGACTTGGGCAGTATCCGCACCTTTCTGGGCTGGGCAGCCCCACTGggggctgaggcccaggaggcagaAAAGCTGCTGggaggtttcctggaggaggctgagcaagagcagaaagaagaggagCAGCCCCAGAGCTGGGAAG GACCTCCTAGGGCTGCCCAGATTCCCCGCCCAGACTCCCCGGTAGGCTgcttggaagaggaggaaggacccCTGCGGGAAGGCCCTGAGCTCCTGGACTTCAGTGTAGACGAGGTGGCTGAGCAGCTGACCCTGATGGACGTG GAACTCTTCTCGCGCGTGCGGCCCTGCGAGTGCCTGGGCTCCGTGTGGTCGCAGCGGGACCGGCCGGGGGCCACAGGCACCGCCCCCACTGTACGCGCCACTGTGACCCAGTTCAACACGGTGACCGGCTGCGTGCTGGGCTCGGTGCTCGGGGCGCCGGGTCTGGCCCCCTCGCAGAGGGCACAGCGGCTGGAGAAGTGGATCCGCATCGCCCAG CGCTGCCGAGAACTGCGGAATTTTTCCTCCCTGCGAGCCATCCTGTCTGCCCTGCAGTCTAACCCCATATACCGGCTCAAGCGCAGCTGGGGCGCCCTGAGCCG ggaaccatTATCCACTTTCAGGAAACTTTCGCAGATTTTCTCCGATGAGAACAACCACCTCAGCAGCAGAGAGATTCTCTCCCAG gaGGAGGCCACCGAGGGGTCCCAAGAGGAGGACGCCGCCCCCCTAGGAAGCCTGCCCTCA AAGCTGCCCCCAGGCCCCATCCCATACCTTGGCACCTTTCTCACGGACCTGGTTATGCTGGATACAGCCCTGCCGGACATGCTGGAG GGGGATCTCATCAACtttgagaagaggaggaag GAGTGGGAGATCCTGGCTCGCATCCAGCAGCTGCAGAGGCGCTGTCAGAATTACTGCCTGAACCCCTGCCTGCCCATCCTGGCTGCCCTGCGCACTCAGCACCAGCTCAGTGAGGAGCAGAG TTACCGCATCTCCCGTGTCATTGAGCCGCCGGCTGCCTCCTGTCCTAGCTCCCCACGCATCCGGCGGCGAATCAGCCTCACCAAGCGCCTCAGTGC GAAGCTGTCCCGAGAGAGAGGCTCATCCCCTGGGGGAAGTTCCGGGGACCCCTCATTCTCCACCTCCAG TCTGTCCCCAGCGTCCCCCCCATCCAGTCCTAGAATCAAGGACCCTCCTCCTGGCagtcctccagcctctccagggCCTCAGGGCCCCAGCACCAAG CTACCCCTGAGTCCGGACCTGTCAGGCCCCCGGTCTCTGGCCTTGCCTTTGAGTGGCCTTCACATCCCCTTCTCGGGGCAGCAGGGCTCAGAAGCCCGCATCATCCGCGTCAGCATGGACAACGACCACGGGAATCTGTATCGGAGCATCTTG CTCACTAGTCAGGACAAGGCCCCCATCGTGGTACAGCGAGCCTTGGAAAAGCACAATGTGGCCCAGTCTTGGGCCCGTGACTACCAGCTATTCCAAGTCCTTCCTGGGGACAGGG AGCTCCCAATTCCTGACAATGCCAATGTCTTCTACGCCATGAGCCCAGCCGCTCCGGGAGACTTCGTGCTGCGGCGAAAGGAGAGGACCCAGCATACAACCTCAAACTCCCCGACCTGA
- the RGL3 gene encoding ral guanine nucleotide dissociation stimulator-like 3 isoform X5 yields MERAAGKELALAPLQDWGEETEDGAVYTVSLRRQRSQRLSPGTGPGSTQSPSPAAHTFLHYRTSKVRTLRAARLERLVRELVSGDREQDPGFVPAFLATHRAFVPTARVLSLLLPPPPPPLPPGVQIRKTQGRDLSFNKNLRAVVSVLGSWLRDHPQDFRDPPAHSDLGSIRTFLGWAAPLGAEAQEAEKLLGGFLEEAEQEQKEEEQPQSWEGPPRAAQIPRPDSPVGCLEEEEGPLREGPELLDFSVDEVAEQLTLMDVELFSRVRPCECLGSVWSQRDRPGATGTAPTVRATVTQFNTVTGCVLGSVLGAPGLAPSQRAQRLEKWIRIAQRCRELRNFSSLRAILSALQSNPIYRLKRSWGALSREPLSTFRKLSQIFSDENNHLSSREILSQEEATEGSQEEDAAPLGSLPSKLPPGPIPYLGTFLTDLVMLDTALPDMLEGDLINFEKRRKEWEILARIQQLQRRCQNYCLNPCLPILAALRTQHQLSEEQSYRISRVIEPPAASCPSSPRIRRRISLTKRLSAKLSRERGSSPGGSSGDPSFSTSSLSPASPPSSPRIKDPPPGSPPASPGPQGPSTKLPLSPDLSGPRSLALPLSGLHIPFSGQQGSEARIIRVSMDNDHGNLYRSIL; encoded by the exons ATGGAGCGAGCAGCGGGCAAGGAGCTCGCCCTG GCGCCGCTGCAGGACTGGGGCGAGGAGACCGAGGACGGCGCGGTGTACACTGTTTCCTTGCGGCGGCAGCGCAGTCAGCGCCTGAGTCCGGGGACAGGGCCTGGGAGCACCCAG AGCCCCAGCCCGGCTGCCCACACCTTCCTCCACTACCGCACCAGTAAGGTGCGCACGCTGAGGGCCGCCCGGCTGGAGCGGCTGGTGCGCGAGTTGGTGTCTGGAGACCGAGAGCAGGACCCGGGCTTCGTGCCTGCCTTCCTGGCCACCCACCGGGCCTTTGTGCCCACTGCCCGTGTGCTGAGCCTTCTCCTGCCACCACCGCCGCCACCTCTGCCACCAGG GGTACAGATCAGGAAGACACAGGGAAGAGATCTGAGCTTCAACAAGAACCTGAG GGCTGTGGTGTCAGTGCTGGGCTCCTGGCTGCGGGACCACCCTCAGGATTTTCGGGACCCCCCAGCCCACTCCGACTTGGGCAGTATCCGCACCTTTCTGGGCTGGGCAGCCCCACTGggggctgaggcccaggaggcagaAAAGCTGCTGggaggtttcctggaggaggctgagcaagagcagaaagaagaggagCAGCCCCAGAGCTGGGAAG GACCTCCTAGGGCTGCCCAGATTCCCCGCCCAGACTCCCCGGTAGGCTgcttggaagaggaggaaggacccCTGCGGGAAGGCCCTGAGCTCCTGGACTTCAGTGTAGACGAGGTGGCTGAGCAGCTGACCCTGATGGACGTG GAACTCTTCTCGCGCGTGCGGCCCTGCGAGTGCCTGGGCTCCGTGTGGTCGCAGCGGGACCGGCCGGGGGCCACAGGCACCGCCCCCACTGTACGCGCCACTGTGACCCAGTTCAACACGGTGACCGGCTGCGTGCTGGGCTCGGTGCTCGGGGCGCCGGGTCTGGCCCCCTCGCAGAGGGCACAGCGGCTGGAGAAGTGGATCCGCATCGCCCAG CGCTGCCGAGAACTGCGGAATTTTTCCTCCCTGCGAGCCATCCTGTCTGCCCTGCAGTCTAACCCCATATACCGGCTCAAGCGCAGCTGGGGCGCCCTGAGCCG ggaaccatTATCCACTTTCAGGAAACTTTCGCAGATTTTCTCCGATGAGAACAACCACCTCAGCAGCAGAGAGATTCTCTCCCAG gaGGAGGCCACCGAGGGGTCCCAAGAGGAGGACGCCGCCCCCCTAGGAAGCCTGCCCTCA AAGCTGCCCCCAGGCCCCATCCCATACCTTGGCACCTTTCTCACGGACCTGGTTATGCTGGATACAGCCCTGCCGGACATGCTGGAG GGGGATCTCATCAACtttgagaagaggaggaag GAGTGGGAGATCCTGGCTCGCATCCAGCAGCTGCAGAGGCGCTGTCAGAATTACTGCCTGAACCCCTGCCTGCCCATCCTGGCTGCCCTGCGCACTCAGCACCAGCTCAGTGAGGAGCAGAG TTACCGCATCTCCCGTGTCATTGAGCCGCCGGCTGCCTCCTGTCCTAGCTCCCCACGCATCCGGCGGCGAATCAGCCTCACCAAGCGCCTCAGTGC GAAGCTGTCCCGAGAGAGAGGCTCATCCCCTGGGGGAAGTTCCGGGGACCCCTCATTCTCCACCTCCAG TCTGTCCCCAGCGTCCCCCCCATCCAGTCCTAGAATCAAGGACCCTCCTCCTGGCagtcctccagcctctccagggCCTCAGGGCCCCAGCACCAAG CTACCCCTGAGTCCGGACCTGTCAGGCCCCCGGTCTCTGGCCTTGCCTTTGAGTGGCCTTCACATCCCCTTCTCGGGGCAGCAGGGCTCAGAAGCCCGCATCATCCGCGTCAGCATGGACAACGACCACGGGAATCTGTATCGGAGCATCTTG TAA
- the RGL3 gene encoding ral guanine nucleotide dissociation stimulator-like 3 isoform X2 yields MERAAGKELALAPLQDWGEETEDGAVYTVSLRRQRSQRLSPGTGPGSTQSPSPAAHTFLHYRTSKVRTLRAARLERLVRELVSGDREQDPGFVPAFLATHRAFVPTARVLSLLLPPPPPPLPPGVQIRKTQGRDLSFNKNLRAVVSVLGSWLRDHPQDFRDPPAHSDLGSIRTFLGWAAPLGAEAQEAEKLLGGFLEEAEQEQKEEEQPQSWEGPPRAAQIPRPDSPVGCLEEEEGPLREGPELLDFSVDEVAEQLTLMDVELFSRVRPCECLGSVWSQRDRPGATGTAPTVRATVTQFNTVTGCVLGSVLGAPGLAPSQRAQRLEKWIRIAQRCRELRNFSSLRAILSALQSNPIYRLKRSWGALSRKLSQIFSDENNHLSSREILSQEEATEGSQEEDAAPLGSLPSKLPPGPIPYLGTFLTDLVMLDTALPDMLEGDLINFEKRRKEWEILARIQQLQRRCQNYCLNPCLPILAALRTQHQLSEEQSYRISRVIEPPAASCPSSPRIRRRISLTKRLSAKLSRERGSSPGGSSGDPSFSTSSLSPASPPSSPRIKDPPPGSPPASPGPQGPSTKLPLSPDLSGPRSLALPLSGLHIPFSGQQGSEARIIRVSMDNDHGNLYRSILLTSQDKAPIVVQRALEKHNVAQSWARDYQLFQVLPGDRELPIPDNANVFYAMSPAAPGDFVLRRKERTQHTTSNSPT; encoded by the exons ATGGAGCGAGCAGCGGGCAAGGAGCTCGCCCTG GCGCCGCTGCAGGACTGGGGCGAGGAGACCGAGGACGGCGCGGTGTACACTGTTTCCTTGCGGCGGCAGCGCAGTCAGCGCCTGAGTCCGGGGACAGGGCCTGGGAGCACCCAG AGCCCCAGCCCGGCTGCCCACACCTTCCTCCACTACCGCACCAGTAAGGTGCGCACGCTGAGGGCCGCCCGGCTGGAGCGGCTGGTGCGCGAGTTGGTGTCTGGAGACCGAGAGCAGGACCCGGGCTTCGTGCCTGCCTTCCTGGCCACCCACCGGGCCTTTGTGCCCACTGCCCGTGTGCTGAGCCTTCTCCTGCCACCACCGCCGCCACCTCTGCCACCAGG GGTACAGATCAGGAAGACACAGGGAAGAGATCTGAGCTTCAACAAGAACCTGAG GGCTGTGGTGTCAGTGCTGGGCTCCTGGCTGCGGGACCACCCTCAGGATTTTCGGGACCCCCCAGCCCACTCCGACTTGGGCAGTATCCGCACCTTTCTGGGCTGGGCAGCCCCACTGggggctgaggcccaggaggcagaAAAGCTGCTGggaggtttcctggaggaggctgagcaagagcagaaagaagaggagCAGCCCCAGAGCTGGGAAG GACCTCCTAGGGCTGCCCAGATTCCCCGCCCAGACTCCCCGGTAGGCTgcttggaagaggaggaaggacccCTGCGGGAAGGCCCTGAGCTCCTGGACTTCAGTGTAGACGAGGTGGCTGAGCAGCTGACCCTGATGGACGTG GAACTCTTCTCGCGCGTGCGGCCCTGCGAGTGCCTGGGCTCCGTGTGGTCGCAGCGGGACCGGCCGGGGGCCACAGGCACCGCCCCCACTGTACGCGCCACTGTGACCCAGTTCAACACGGTGACCGGCTGCGTGCTGGGCTCGGTGCTCGGGGCGCCGGGTCTGGCCCCCTCGCAGAGGGCACAGCGGCTGGAGAAGTGGATCCGCATCGCCCAG CGCTGCCGAGAACTGCGGAATTTTTCCTCCCTGCGAGCCATCCTGTCTGCCCTGCAGTCTAACCCCATATACCGGCTCAAGCGCAGCTGGGGCGCCCTGAGCCG GAAACTTTCGCAGATTTTCTCCGATGAGAACAACCACCTCAGCAGCAGAGAGATTCTCTCCCAG gaGGAGGCCACCGAGGGGTCCCAAGAGGAGGACGCCGCCCCCCTAGGAAGCCTGCCCTCA AAGCTGCCCCCAGGCCCCATCCCATACCTTGGCACCTTTCTCACGGACCTGGTTATGCTGGATACAGCCCTGCCGGACATGCTGGAG GGGGATCTCATCAACtttgagaagaggaggaag GAGTGGGAGATCCTGGCTCGCATCCAGCAGCTGCAGAGGCGCTGTCAGAATTACTGCCTGAACCCCTGCCTGCCCATCCTGGCTGCCCTGCGCACTCAGCACCAGCTCAGTGAGGAGCAGAG TTACCGCATCTCCCGTGTCATTGAGCCGCCGGCTGCCTCCTGTCCTAGCTCCCCACGCATCCGGCGGCGAATCAGCCTCACCAAGCGCCTCAGTGC GAAGCTGTCCCGAGAGAGAGGCTCATCCCCTGGGGGAAGTTCCGGGGACCCCTCATTCTCCACCTCCAG TCTGTCCCCAGCGTCCCCCCCATCCAGTCCTAGAATCAAGGACCCTCCTCCTGGCagtcctccagcctctccagggCCTCAGGGCCCCAGCACCAAG CTACCCCTGAGTCCGGACCTGTCAGGCCCCCGGTCTCTGGCCTTGCCTTTGAGTGGCCTTCACATCCCCTTCTCGGGGCAGCAGGGCTCAGAAGCCCGCATCATCCGCGTCAGCATGGACAACGACCACGGGAATCTGTATCGGAGCATCTTG CTCACTAGTCAGGACAAGGCCCCCATCGTGGTACAGCGAGCCTTGGAAAAGCACAATGTGGCCCAGTCTTGGGCCCGTGACTACCAGCTATTCCAAGTCCTTCCTGGGGACAGGG AGCTCCCAATTCCTGACAATGCCAATGTCTTCTACGCCATGAGCCCAGCCGCTCCGGGAGACTTCGTGCTGCGGCGAAAGGAGAGGACCCAGCATACAACCTCAAACTCCCCGACCTGA
- the RGL3 gene encoding ral guanine nucleotide dissociation stimulator-like 3 isoform X3, producing the protein MERAAGKELALAPLQDWGEETEDGAVYTVSLRRQRSQRLSPGTGPGSTQSPSPAAHTFLHYRTSKVRTLRAARLERLVRELVSGDREQDPGFVPAFLATHRAFVPTARVLSLLLPPPPPPLPPGVQIRKTQGRDLSFNKNLRAVVSVLGSWLRDHPQDFRDPPAHSDLGSIRTFLGWAAPLGAEAQEAEKLLGGFLEEAEQEQKEEEQPQSWEGPPRAAQIPRPDSPVGCLEEEEGPLREGPELLDFSVDEVAEQLTLMDVELFSRVRPCECLGSVWSQRDRPGATGTAPTVRATVTQFNTVTGCVLGSVLGAPGLAPSQRAQRLEKWIRIAQRCRELRNFSSLRAILSALQSNPIYRLKRSWGALSREPLSTFRKLSQIFSDENNHLSSREILSQEEATEGSQEEDAAPLGSLPSGDLINFEKRRKEWEILARIQQLQRRCQNYCLNPCLPILAALRTQHQLSEEQSYRISRVIEPPAASCPSSPRIRRRISLTKRLSAKLSRERGSSPGGSSGDPSFSTSSLSPASPPSSPRIKDPPPGSPPASPGPQGPSTKLPLSPDLSGPRSLALPLSGLHIPFSGQQGSEARIIRVSMDNDHGNLYRSILLTSQDKAPIVVQRALEKHNVAQSWARDYQLFQVLPGDRELPIPDNANVFYAMSPAAPGDFVLRRKERTQHTTSNSPT; encoded by the exons ATGGAGCGAGCAGCGGGCAAGGAGCTCGCCCTG GCGCCGCTGCAGGACTGGGGCGAGGAGACCGAGGACGGCGCGGTGTACACTGTTTCCTTGCGGCGGCAGCGCAGTCAGCGCCTGAGTCCGGGGACAGGGCCTGGGAGCACCCAG AGCCCCAGCCCGGCTGCCCACACCTTCCTCCACTACCGCACCAGTAAGGTGCGCACGCTGAGGGCCGCCCGGCTGGAGCGGCTGGTGCGCGAGTTGGTGTCTGGAGACCGAGAGCAGGACCCGGGCTTCGTGCCTGCCTTCCTGGCCACCCACCGGGCCTTTGTGCCCACTGCCCGTGTGCTGAGCCTTCTCCTGCCACCACCGCCGCCACCTCTGCCACCAGG GGTACAGATCAGGAAGACACAGGGAAGAGATCTGAGCTTCAACAAGAACCTGAG GGCTGTGGTGTCAGTGCTGGGCTCCTGGCTGCGGGACCACCCTCAGGATTTTCGGGACCCCCCAGCCCACTCCGACTTGGGCAGTATCCGCACCTTTCTGGGCTGGGCAGCCCCACTGggggctgaggcccaggaggcagaAAAGCTGCTGggaggtttcctggaggaggctgagcaagagcagaaagaagaggagCAGCCCCAGAGCTGGGAAG GACCTCCTAGGGCTGCCCAGATTCCCCGCCCAGACTCCCCGGTAGGCTgcttggaagaggaggaaggacccCTGCGGGAAGGCCCTGAGCTCCTGGACTTCAGTGTAGACGAGGTGGCTGAGCAGCTGACCCTGATGGACGTG GAACTCTTCTCGCGCGTGCGGCCCTGCGAGTGCCTGGGCTCCGTGTGGTCGCAGCGGGACCGGCCGGGGGCCACAGGCACCGCCCCCACTGTACGCGCCACTGTGACCCAGTTCAACACGGTGACCGGCTGCGTGCTGGGCTCGGTGCTCGGGGCGCCGGGTCTGGCCCCCTCGCAGAGGGCACAGCGGCTGGAGAAGTGGATCCGCATCGCCCAG CGCTGCCGAGAACTGCGGAATTTTTCCTCCCTGCGAGCCATCCTGTCTGCCCTGCAGTCTAACCCCATATACCGGCTCAAGCGCAGCTGGGGCGCCCTGAGCCG ggaaccatTATCCACTTTCAGGAAACTTTCGCAGATTTTCTCCGATGAGAACAACCACCTCAGCAGCAGAGAGATTCTCTCCCAG gaGGAGGCCACCGAGGGGTCCCAAGAGGAGGACGCCGCCCCCCTAGGAAGCCTGCCCTCA GGGGATCTCATCAACtttgagaagaggaggaag GAGTGGGAGATCCTGGCTCGCATCCAGCAGCTGCAGAGGCGCTGTCAGAATTACTGCCTGAACCCCTGCCTGCCCATCCTGGCTGCCCTGCGCACTCAGCACCAGCTCAGTGAGGAGCAGAG TTACCGCATCTCCCGTGTCATTGAGCCGCCGGCTGCCTCCTGTCCTAGCTCCCCACGCATCCGGCGGCGAATCAGCCTCACCAAGCGCCTCAGTGC GAAGCTGTCCCGAGAGAGAGGCTCATCCCCTGGGGGAAGTTCCGGGGACCCCTCATTCTCCACCTCCAG TCTGTCCCCAGCGTCCCCCCCATCCAGTCCTAGAATCAAGGACCCTCCTCCTGGCagtcctccagcctctccagggCCTCAGGGCCCCAGCACCAAG CTACCCCTGAGTCCGGACCTGTCAGGCCCCCGGTCTCTGGCCTTGCCTTTGAGTGGCCTTCACATCCCCTTCTCGGGGCAGCAGGGCTCAGAAGCCCGCATCATCCGCGTCAGCATGGACAACGACCACGGGAATCTGTATCGGAGCATCTTG CTCACTAGTCAGGACAAGGCCCCCATCGTGGTACAGCGAGCCTTGGAAAAGCACAATGTGGCCCAGTCTTGGGCCCGTGACTACCAGCTATTCCAAGTCCTTCCTGGGGACAGGG AGCTCCCAATTCCTGACAATGCCAATGTCTTCTACGCCATGAGCCCAGCCGCTCCGGGAGACTTCGTGCTGCGGCGAAAGGAGAGGACCCAGCATACAACCTCAAACTCCCCGACCTGA
- the RGL3 gene encoding ral guanine nucleotide dissociation stimulator-like 3 isoform X4, producing the protein MERAAGKELALAPLQDWGEETEDGAVYTVSLRRQRSQRLSPGTGPGSTQSPSPAAHTFLHYRTSKVRTLRAARLERLVRELVSGDREQDPGFVPAFLATHRAFVPTARVLSLLLPPPPPPLPPGVQIRKTQGRDLSFNKNLRAVVSVLGSWLRDHPQDFRDPPAHSDLGSIRTFLGWAAPLGAEAQEAEKLLGGFLEEAEQEQKEEEQPQSWEGPPRAAQIPRPDSPVGCLEEEEGPLREGPELLDFSVDEVAEQLTLMDVELFSRVRPCECLGSVWSQRDRPGATGTAPTVRATVTQFNTVTGCVLGSVLGAPGLAPSQRAQRLEKWIRIAQRCRELRNFSSLRAILSALQSNPIYRLKRSWGALSREPLSTFRKLSQIFSDENNHLSSREILSQEEATEGSQEEDAAPLGSLPSKLPPGPIPYLGTFLTDLVMLDTALPDMLEGDLINFEKRRKEWEILARIQQLQRRCQNYCLNPCLPILAALRTQHQLSEEQSYRISRVIEPPAASCPSSPRIRRRISLTKRLSAKLSRERGSSPGGSSGDPSFSTSSLSPASPPSSPRIKDPPPGSPPASPGPQGPSTKLPLSPDLSGPRSLALPLSGLHIPFSGQQGSEARIIRVSMDNDHGNLYRSILSSQFLTMPMSSTP; encoded by the exons ATGGAGCGAGCAGCGGGCAAGGAGCTCGCCCTG GCGCCGCTGCAGGACTGGGGCGAGGAGACCGAGGACGGCGCGGTGTACACTGTTTCCTTGCGGCGGCAGCGCAGTCAGCGCCTGAGTCCGGGGACAGGGCCTGGGAGCACCCAG AGCCCCAGCCCGGCTGCCCACACCTTCCTCCACTACCGCACCAGTAAGGTGCGCACGCTGAGGGCCGCCCGGCTGGAGCGGCTGGTGCGCGAGTTGGTGTCTGGAGACCGAGAGCAGGACCCGGGCTTCGTGCCTGCCTTCCTGGCCACCCACCGGGCCTTTGTGCCCACTGCCCGTGTGCTGAGCCTTCTCCTGCCACCACCGCCGCCACCTCTGCCACCAGG GGTACAGATCAGGAAGACACAGGGAAGAGATCTGAGCTTCAACAAGAACCTGAG GGCTGTGGTGTCAGTGCTGGGCTCCTGGCTGCGGGACCACCCTCAGGATTTTCGGGACCCCCCAGCCCACTCCGACTTGGGCAGTATCCGCACCTTTCTGGGCTGGGCAGCCCCACTGggggctgaggcccaggaggcagaAAAGCTGCTGggaggtttcctggaggaggctgagcaagagcagaaagaagaggagCAGCCCCAGAGCTGGGAAG GACCTCCTAGGGCTGCCCAGATTCCCCGCCCAGACTCCCCGGTAGGCTgcttggaagaggaggaaggacccCTGCGGGAAGGCCCTGAGCTCCTGGACTTCAGTGTAGACGAGGTGGCTGAGCAGCTGACCCTGATGGACGTG GAACTCTTCTCGCGCGTGCGGCCCTGCGAGTGCCTGGGCTCCGTGTGGTCGCAGCGGGACCGGCCGGGGGCCACAGGCACCGCCCCCACTGTACGCGCCACTGTGACCCAGTTCAACACGGTGACCGGCTGCGTGCTGGGCTCGGTGCTCGGGGCGCCGGGTCTGGCCCCCTCGCAGAGGGCACAGCGGCTGGAGAAGTGGATCCGCATCGCCCAG CGCTGCCGAGAACTGCGGAATTTTTCCTCCCTGCGAGCCATCCTGTCTGCCCTGCAGTCTAACCCCATATACCGGCTCAAGCGCAGCTGGGGCGCCCTGAGCCG ggaaccatTATCCACTTTCAGGAAACTTTCGCAGATTTTCTCCGATGAGAACAACCACCTCAGCAGCAGAGAGATTCTCTCCCAG gaGGAGGCCACCGAGGGGTCCCAAGAGGAGGACGCCGCCCCCCTAGGAAGCCTGCCCTCA AAGCTGCCCCCAGGCCCCATCCCATACCTTGGCACCTTTCTCACGGACCTGGTTATGCTGGATACAGCCCTGCCGGACATGCTGGAG GGGGATCTCATCAACtttgagaagaggaggaag GAGTGGGAGATCCTGGCTCGCATCCAGCAGCTGCAGAGGCGCTGTCAGAATTACTGCCTGAACCCCTGCCTGCCCATCCTGGCTGCCCTGCGCACTCAGCACCAGCTCAGTGAGGAGCAGAG TTACCGCATCTCCCGTGTCATTGAGCCGCCGGCTGCCTCCTGTCCTAGCTCCCCACGCATCCGGCGGCGAATCAGCCTCACCAAGCGCCTCAGTGC GAAGCTGTCCCGAGAGAGAGGCTCATCCCCTGGGGGAAGTTCCGGGGACCCCTCATTCTCCACCTCCAG TCTGTCCCCAGCGTCCCCCCCATCCAGTCCTAGAATCAAGGACCCTCCTCCTGGCagtcctccagcctctccagggCCTCAGGGCCCCAGCACCAAG CTACCCCTGAGTCCGGACCTGTCAGGCCCCCGGTCTCTGGCCTTGCCTTTGAGTGGCCTTCACATCCCCTTCTCGGGGCAGCAGGGCTCAGAAGCCCGCATCATCCGCGTCAGCATGGACAACGACCACGGGAATCTGTATCGGAGCATCTTG AGCTCCCAATTCCTGACAATGCCAATGTCTTCTACGCCATGA